The DNA window TGACTTCCCCTGTTTGGCCGCAATCTCCGCGCCGTTCTGCAAATCCGTGCCGAAGGCGAGCTTCAGATCATACTTTTTCGCCAACTCGTAGGCCTTCTCCGTGCCAGCGGTCATCGCTAGGAATTTTTGATTCTCGAAAGAATCTTCAGGAAATGGAATCCGGTCTTCATCATTCAACAACGGTTGCAAGCTAAGCCATGCGTCTTGTTTCTTGATCAGCTTCGCGGTGTCTTCCGTAATCATATTGCCGTGCTCGATGCACTGGACCCCCGCTTCCAAGGCTCCGCGGACCCCGAGATCCGAATAGGCATGCACACATACATAGGTGTTCCATGTGGCTGCGACTTCCACCGCTGCCTTCATCTCATCCAGCGTATACTGCATGACGTCCAGAGGGTCGCTCAGTGAGGCCACGCCTCCGCCCGCCATGACCTTGATCTGGGTGGCACCTCTCATCAGGTTCTCACGCACCCGCCTCTGCACCTGGGGCACCCCATCCGCGATGCTCGTCCAGCCCATGATTTCCCCATCGAGAAGCTCTCTTCCGTCTTTCCTCGGGATCGCCGTAGGAAAGCGGAAATCGCCATGGCCGGAGGTCTGCGTGATATAGGCACCTGAAGGATAAACCCTGGGCCCCACGCATCTTCCCTCTTCGATCATCTTCTTGATTCCAAAAACCGGCCCTCCGACATCGCGGATCGTGGTGAAACCGCGCATCAGCGTGGCTTCGGCAGCTTCCGCCCCGACCAGGGTCAGATAGCCAAGGTCATTCACGAAGATCTGCATGCTGGCAATATGGGCATGCATGAGATGCCAATGCGCATCGGTGAGCCCGGGCATCAGAGTCTTGCCGGCGGCATCAATCACCTCGGCGCCATCCGGCGCGGCAAGGTCCTTGCCGATTTGCTTGATCAGGTTCCCCTCGATGAGGACATCGACTCCTTTCTGGAGTTCCTCGTTCACCCCGTCGAACACGACGGCATTGGTGATAACCGTGGATTTTGCGGGTTCCTTCGCCTGTACCGCCATCGACGTGAAGGCGGAGATCAGGGCGGCACCTGCGAGGGCTCTGAGTGGTTTCATCGTTCTAGAGGTTGGCGTGTTGACTAGGTCAGGAGGAGGCAAACGGCGGCAGGAGTGCCGCGAGGATTCGATAGGAAACCCATCGAGTTGTTGGTTCAGTTTCCGCGGATCCAGCGTTCGACAAAGTTGTCGATAACCGGGGTAACGTTGAAGCCGATCATCCAGTCCGAGCCGAAGGCGTCGGGGCGATCGATATAGTAGTTGATCTCAGCCTGGAGTTTGACCGGAGTGTTGCCGAACATGACGGTCTTGCCGACGGTCAGGTTGAGCGGGATCGTCCAGTCGTTGGTTTTCCAATCGTAGCTGAGGATCGGGGTGCTGCCGACGCTCCAGCCGCCCCCGGGAAGGGAGATGAGGAAAAGTTGGCACTGCGAGGTGTTGAACTGGCCGTCGCGCCAGCCGGCGACATTCCACTGGTGGCTGGGGAAGATCCCGTAAACACCCCACTCCTCGAACTTGGCCAGCAGCATTTCGGGTCCGGCTCTAAATTGGCCTCCGGCGATGCGGCTGTCGGTGGCGGTCGGCAGGGTTCCCACCATTCCCACGGCCCAAAGGAAGCCGTTGGGTTCGGTCACCCCGTAGCCGATGTCGAAGCCGATGTCGCCGAGGCCGGTGACGCTGTCCCAAGTGCCGGTTGCTGGATCGATGATCGGCTGCTCGAAGAGGATCGGGAAGGCGGGCCGCACGAAGAGGTTGGCTTTGCCGCCGGAGGAGGTCGGTTCGAGGGAGAAGGGGAAGACCGGTTGGAAGAGGAGCGTGAAGTTGTCCTGACTCGCCGAGCCCGGGATGTCCCCATCGTAGAAGCGATACTGGTTCTTGAAAGTCAGGCTGGCCAGCGAGTTGTTCGGGTTGGCGAGTTCGCGGGCGATCTCGTCGGTGGACTTGGCGGGAACGGAGCGGCTCTCCAGCTCAATCGCCGCGTCTTGGGCATGGGCCCCCGTCGAAATGCCAAGCACGGCCACGGCGAGCGAGTTGATCAGTTGTTGCTTCATGGTTTTCAATGGATATCTAGGGCGGATCCCTTCCAGTAGGCGGCGAATGAAACGATAGTCTCGGTCTCAACCTCGAAATCCCCCCTGCGGGTTCATGTTCAGAACGTCAGTCGGGTACGCAACCCGAACAGGGCCACGAAGTGTTCGTTAGGGTTGAGTGCCGGATTGATGAGAAACTGGAGGCTCGGTGTGAGCTGGAAATTCTCCAACAACTGCAGTCGGTAGAAGACTTCAGCGGTCCACTGGTCATCGAGTGGCACGGGGAAGGTGTCCGAATTGGGGCGCCCCCAGTTGAGGCCCACGCCGAGCAAATGCCCGCCGGGTTCGTTCATGTAGCCGAAGCCCGTGCTGACCGATGCTTCGTAGGCGCCCGCGCCTTCGTCCGCCCAGCCACCACGCAGGAACACCAACCACCGGTCGGCGAGCAGCTTCGATACCGAAGCGTTCACTCCCCAGCCGCCCTGACCACCGGTTTCCTTGCTGTCGTCGAGCTGCCAGATCGCGATGTGTGCATTGTCGAGGAAGAGCCGCTTGCCTCCGCCGGTGAATCCGATTTCGAGGGACTTGAAGGTGTCGAAATCACTGAAGAATGTCTCGAATCCTCCGAACACGGAGGTCGGGTCCGCGCTGGCATCGGCGATCCCGGCCACCGCATAGACGTGGTCCGTCAGGTAGCCGCCGATCATTATGCCAAACGCACCGTCAGGCAGCACCGACTGGGTGTTCGAACCCGTCGAGAACGCGAGATTGTGGAAACCGTTCCAGGGGCTGGCGAGACCGTAGACGTCGAAGTAGGACTTGATGTCGATGAAGCCGACCCTCGCCACAACCCGGTCGTCGCAGAAGTACTGCTTCCAATTGAGTTCCGTGACTCGAAAACCGTCGTCGTTGAAGACCGGCTCGGGGGCTCCCGCGTAGCCCACTTCAAAGCCGAAGGCGGCGGGTGGCACGTCGGTGAAGCGGTGCCGGTGCTCGACCTTGTAGACCAGGCCGCCGGTGTTCTTGCCTTTGGGATTCACCAGGTCCCACGATCCGAACAGCCGGAAGATTCCCGAAGCGGAGGTATCGTCGCCGGGGCTGTCACTGGCGGCGAAACCGACCGCCGTGTAGTCGCCACCGAAACTGAATCCGGTTCTGTCAGTGACCCCGGTTTTCCACTCCTCCCATAACTCGAGCAAGTTGCGGTCGAGCAGATCTGCCTTTTCCTGCCGCATCTCCCCGGCGAGCGTATGAGGGTCGTCGGGCCCGGATAGAGGGTTGCTGTCGAGAGCGCCCGTTTCCGCCCGGGCGATCGGCGCGGTCGCAAGAACGAGTGTGACCATGGAAGTTACAGGGGAGGGGAGTTCCCGGTACGGCTTCATGTTCAAGATTTGCTTCGGGTTCACTGGACGCTTGCCGCTAATACTCCTTGTAGTTTGGCTTCCGCTTCTCGGCGAAAGCAGCCATGCCCTCCTTCTGATCCGGAGTGCTGAAGAGCCCATGAAAGAGACGGCGCGCGAGCTTCAGGGCCGGGATGAGCGGCGTCTCGGCTTGCTCGTTCACCGCTTCCTTGCACGCGAGGACGGCCAGTCTCGGGTTGTTGGCGATCGTTGTGGCGATCTCCATGGCCACTTCGAGGTGTTTGCCGTCCTCGACGGCCTTGGTGATCATGCCAATTCGCTCGGCTTCCGCGGCGTCGAACCATTTTCCGGTCAGCACGTAGTACATCGCCTTGGCCTTGCCCACGGCACTGGCCAGGCGTGCCGGACCTCCGCCCCCGGGGAGGACGCCCAGTGTGACTTCGGTCAGGCCGAACTTGGCGGTCGAGTCGGCGATGATCATGTCACACATCAGCGAGATCTCGGTGCCGCCGCCGAAGGCGAAGCCGCGAACCGCGGCGATGACCGGTTTGCGCAGCCCGGCGACCTGGTCCATGTAAGCGGCCAGATCGGTGAGATAGGCGCTCTCGAAGTCCTGCGAGGCGATCCATTTCAGATCGGCGCCGGCGCAGAATGCCTTGTCGCCTCCGGCCAGGATCATGCAGCCGATGCCGTGGTCGGCGTCGAATTCCATCAGGGCATCGGTGACTTCGGTCGTCACCTGCTCATTCAAGGCATTCATCGCCTCGGGGCGATTGAACGTTACGATCCCGACCTTACCCTTCCGCTCGGTTGTGATGAACTGGTACTTGCTCATCGATTATTTCCCCTTCCAGTTGGGTGCGCGCTTTTCAGCAAAAGCCAGGGCGCCTTCCTTCGAGTCCTCGGTCCGCATGAGCCATTCGAAATACTCCTTCTCGAGCCTGACGGCTTGGGTGAGGGGCATGTCGAGTCCCTGCATGACGACTTGCTTCATCTTCTGGACGGCCAGCGGCGCGCACTTGGTGATCTCCGAGGCGATCTGTTCGCACTTCTCCATCAATTGATCCGCCGGGACCACATGATTGACGAGGCCAAGCCGATAGGCGTCCGAGGCGTCAATGCGACCGCCGGTGTACAGTAGTTCAAGTGCCGGACCCAACGGAATCACTCGAGGCAGTCGCTGGGTGCCGTAGCCGCCCGGAATCCAGCCGAGCCGAACTTCACCCGAGCCGAAATGAGCATCTTCACTGCAAACGCGAATGTCGGCGGCCAGCGCCTGCTCCAAACCGCCGCCGTTGCAGTGACCATGGATGGCTGCGATTACAGGTTTCGTCAGGGTCAACATGCGCGGGTAAAGGCGATCCACGAAACCCTCCGCATCGGGCGACTTGACCCATTTGATGTCGGTTCCGACGCAGAATGCGCGGCCTTCGCCGCTAACGATCCCCACCCTCAGGTCGGGGTCGCCCTCCAGTTCTTCCCATGCATCCGCGATCGCGTCGTACGTTTCGCCATCGCAGGCGTTCATGACTTCCGGGCGATTGATCTTCACGCGGATGATTCCGCCTGATTTTTCAATAATGACTTTTTTCATAATGATTCCAATTTCGGTTGCTTGAATGGGGGTGTTGAAATTCTTGAGTTTGGGAAGAATGCTATTTTGAGCTCTCGCCGGCAGGGATCAGTCCAAGCCCATCGAATCCGGCAATCATCAACTGCACTGCCAGTGCGCAAAGTAGCACGCCCACAATCCGCATCACCACCTTCAGGAACTCGGGCGGAATCTTTGCAAAGATACGCTCCGCGCCCAAAAGCACCCCAAGGTTGATGGCCATGATGATCAGGATGATCCCGAGCAGGATTCCGACATCCATGATGGCTCCAGGGCTGAATCCCTGTCGGAGAGTCGCCTCGATTGCGATAATGGCGACAAGGCCCTGAGGAGACGCCATCAGCGGTACCGCGAGCGGGTAGGCTGCGATACCGATGGACGGGGCAGGGGGTGGGCCGCTTGCGGTTTCCGGCTTGTCTTCTGCGATGACCAGATTGAGCGCAAAGACGAAGAGAATGGCGCCGCCGGAAATCAACAGGGCTTCCACGGTAATCTTCAACGCCGACAGAATGACGGCCCCGGCCAAGGTAAATAAGATGCAAACGACCGTCGTGATCAGCACCGAACGGAAGGCGATCTTCCGTTTGAGGGAAGCATCCGCGTTTCGGGTCATGGTCAGGCTGACGATCGCAGCCTTTCCCGCATTCGTGGTCGCGAATAGAAGTATAAATATCTCAATCCAGCCCATCTCTAGTTCCTTTCCATTGTTTGTGCGTGTTCATCCTGATTCGCTGTTTTCCCTGGGGATCAATCCGCGTCGATTGGTGGCAAGCGATCCCGAAGTTGATTCTTCGCCACCTTGTCGAGGGTCGTGCGGGGAAGTTCGTCGACCACTTGCACGGATCGGGTCACCTTGAAGTCCGCTAGGTTTTCACGACAGTAGGCGGTGATCTTCTCGATGAGATCCGCCTCGGGGAGAGCCTTGCCCGCGTCGTTGAGGATGACGAACGCGGCGGGCACGTCACCCAGCATGTGGTGTTTCTGCGCGACCACGGCACACTCCTCGACGAGGCCCGACTCGGTGATGACGCGTTCGATCTCGGACGCGGCCACATTCTCGCCGCCGACCCGCAGCATGTCCTTGTCGCGGCCGACGAAGAAGAACCAGCCGTCCTCGTCGATCCGGACCATGTCACCCGTATCCAGCGCGCCGTTCGCATCGAAGGCATCCTCGGTCGCCTCGGGGTTATGATAGTATTGCTTGAAAAGGGAGACGCCCCGCTCGCCGTGGATGAAAAGAAGTCCCTGCTCGCCCGGCCCGGCCGGGGAGCCGTCCTCCTTGCGAACCTCGATTCCGTAAAAAGGAGAGGGACGCCCCATCGTTCCGGGCGGGCCGACATGATCCGCATCCGCGATGATCGCGGAAGCCACGGTCTCGGTCATTCCCCAATAGCCTATGGTCTCAACCCCGAACTCTCTTTCTGGATCCGGCAATCGAGCCAGCGACATCAGCACGCGGACCCGGTGCTCGGGGACGGGTCGGCCCTGGAGGGCCTTGAAGGCAAAGGGGATCATTGATGCCCAGGTCACGCCATATCGGGCGCATGTGTCCCAGAACCGTGAAGCGGAGAATTTCGGCTGCAGCACCACCGTGCCCCCGGACCAAAGGGTGGTCAGCAAGGCCACCTGAGCGTTGGCGTGAAACAGCGGCATGTAGACGAGTGTCGCGTCCTCGCGACGGAGACGCATGCTCATCGCCATGGATCTTCCGCACCACAAGGCGTTGGCGTGGGTCCAGACGGTGGGCCTGGGGCGAGAGGTTGTCCCGGAGGTGAACTGCACCGAAAAATCCCGCGCGGGATCCCGCGGCAGATCGGGAAGAGGAGAGTCGCTGCAGAATTGCGAAAAGGGCTCGGCTCCAAACTCCTCCGGTCCCTGCGTCGGACCATCGGTTGGGGGCTGACTTTCGGTCATGATCATGCAGGTGGCGTCTCCGCAGGCCTCGCGCACCATGGCGGCAAACGAAGGCTGGGTGACTGCGGCGACGGGCCGCATGACTTCGGCAAAATAGCGGACGTCGGCCGGTACCGCCCGGGAGTTGGTCGTCACCGGGACGGCACCCAGGATGGCGCAGCCGAACCAGGCGATCAGGAGCTCCGGGCAGTTCTCAAGATGGACGAGCACGAAATCACCGGCGCCGATTCCGCGGTCATGTAGGCCGGCGGCGAACCGATTGGCATCGCTGGCGAACTCCGCATAGCTCCACCTTCGTTCCTCGCCCTCGAAGGGAGCCCAGATCAGGAAGGTCTTCTCCGGTTCTCGGTCGACCCATTGGCCGCCCAGCCAGGCAATATCCATGCCGCGAAACATATCCAGTTTCGAACTTGGAGATTCGTTGCCACTCATAAGCCAGTTTCCGGCAATGTGCTCTCTCTCGAGAGCATCTTCGTCGACTGCGGGTGCCACGAGCGAGATCGCGTCATCCGCGAGGGTTGGGTTCAGTCGAGGGGAGTCCGCCTGGTCACGAAAAGGATGTGCTCGACGAAAGCGACGGTTTCTCCCCGCTGATTGACCGTGGTCTCCGTCTGCGTCAGCAGGCCA is part of the Haloferula helveola genome and encodes:
- a CDS encoding amidohydrolase family protein translates to MKPLRALAGAALISAFTSMAVQAKEPAKSTVITNAVVFDGVNEELQKGVDVLIEGNLIKQIGKDLAAPDGAEVIDAAGKTLMPGLTDAHWHLMHAHIASMQIFVNDLGYLTLVGAEAAEATLMRGFTTIRDVGGPVFGIKKMIEEGRCVGPRVYPSGAYITQTSGHGDFRFPTAIPRKDGRELLDGEIMGWTSIADGVPQVQRRVRENLMRGATQIKVMAGGGVASLSDPLDVMQYTLDEMKAAVEVAATWNTYVCVHAYSDLGVRGALEAGVQCIEHGNMITEDTAKLIKKQDAWLSLQPLLNDEDRIPFPEDSFENQKFLAMTAGTEKAYELAKKYDLKLAFGTDLQNGAEIAAKQGKSLAKLKRWYEPWEVLKMATSTNYQLFKMCGPRDPYPGVNGVIKEGSLADLLLVDGNPLENLDLVADPEKNFVLIMKDGKIYKNTINN
- a CDS encoding carbohydrate porin; this encodes MVTLVLATAPIARAETGALDSNPLSGPDDPHTLAGEMRQEKADLLDRNLLELWEEWKTGVTDRTGFSFGGDYTAVGFAASDSPGDDTSASGIFRLFGSWDLVNPKGKNTGGLVYKVEHRHRFTDVPPAAFGFEVGYAGAPEPVFNDDGFRVTELNWKQYFCDDRVVARVGFIDIKSYFDVYGLASPWNGFHNLAFSTGSNTQSVLPDGAFGIMIGGYLTDHVYAVAGIADASADPTSVFGGFETFFSDFDTFKSLEIGFTGGGKRLFLDNAHIAIWQLDDSKETGGQGGWGVNASVSKLLADRWLVFLRGGWADEGAGAYEASVSTGFGYMNEPGGHLLGVGLNWGRPNSDTFPVPLDDQWTAEVFYRLQLLENFQLTPSLQFLINPALNPNEHFVALFGLRTRLTF
- a CDS encoding enoyl-CoA hydratase-related protein; this translates as MSKYQFITTERKGKVGIVTFNRPEAMNALNEQVTTEVTDALMEFDADHGIGCMILAGGDKAFCAGADLKWIASQDFESAYLTDLAAYMDQVAGLRKPVIAAVRGFAFGGGTEISLMCDMIIADSTAKFGLTEVTLGVLPGGGGPARLASAVGKAKAMYYVLTGKWFDAAEAERIGMITKAVEDGKHLEVAMEIATTIANNPRLAVLACKEAVNEQAETPLIPALKLARRLFHGLFSTPDQKEGMAAFAEKRKPNYKEY
- a CDS encoding enoyl-CoA hydratase/isomerase family protein; this translates as MKKVIIEKSGGIIRVKINRPEVMNACDGETYDAIADAWEELEGDPDLRVGIVSGEGRAFCVGTDIKWVKSPDAEGFVDRLYPRMLTLTKPVIAAIHGHCNGGGLEQALAADIRVCSEDAHFGSGEVRLGWIPGGYGTQRLPRVIPLGPALELLYTGGRIDASDAYRLGLVNHVVPADQLMEKCEQIASEITKCAPLAVQKMKQVVMQGLDMPLTQAVRLEKEYFEWLMRTEDSKEGALAFAEKRAPNWKGK
- a CDS encoding MarC family protein — protein: MGWIEIFILLFATTNAGKAAIVSLTMTRNADASLKRKIAFRSVLITTVVCILFTLAGAVILSALKITVEALLISGGAILFVFALNLVIAEDKPETASGPPPAPSIGIAAYPLAVPLMASPQGLVAIIAIEATLRQGFSPGAIMDVGILLGIILIIMAINLGVLLGAERIFAKIPPEFLKVVMRIVGVLLCALAVQLMIAGFDGLGLIPAGESSK
- a CDS encoding AMP-binding protein codes for the protein MDIAWLGGQWVDREPEKTFLIWAPFEGEERRWSYAEFASDANRFAAGLHDRGIGAGDFVLVHLENCPELLIAWFGCAILGAVPVTTNSRAVPADVRYFAEVMRPVAAVTQPSFAAMVREACGDATCMIMTESQPPTDGPTQGPEEFGAEPFSQFCSDSPLPDLPRDPARDFSVQFTSGTTSRPRPTVWTHANALWCGRSMAMSMRLRREDATLVYMPLFHANAQVALLTTLWSGGTVVLQPKFSASRFWDTCARYGVTWASMIPFAFKALQGRPVPEHRVRVLMSLARLPDPEREFGVETIGYWGMTETVASAIIADADHVGPPGTMGRPSPFYGIEVRKEDGSPAGPGEQGLLFIHGERGVSLFKQYYHNPEATEDAFDANGALDTGDMVRIDEDGWFFFVGRDKDMLRVGGENVAASEIERVITESGLVEECAVVAQKHHMLGDVPAAFVILNDAGKALPEADLIEKITAYCRENLADFKVTRSVQVVDELPRTTLDKVAKNQLRDRLPPIDAD